From a single Lolium rigidum isolate FL_2022 chromosome 7, APGP_CSIRO_Lrig_0.1, whole genome shotgun sequence genomic region:
- the LOC124669275 gene encoding CASP-like protein 4B1, protein MAMQIASPDAHYVPKSPPPPPPSPPPDPAPAAAKKQKPSTYTQSGAAHAVTLTTVSAPSSRDGDRYHDDGGGQVLDGIILVMRASAALSAFVAMSLVASCRHGDWMDFLRYQEYRYLLGVSVVAFMYSAVQALRKFRQMRRGAAHASFLDVAGDQAVAYLLVTASAAALPITMRMRSAVVNVFTDAIAASIVLGFLAFAALAFSAMLSGCKRQAHY, encoded by the exons ATGGCTATGCAGATCGCGTCCCCCGACGCCCACTACGTCCCCAAgtccccaccgccgccacctccgtcCCCGCCCCCCgacccggcgccggcggccgccaaGAAGCAGAAGCCGTCGACGTACACGCAGAGCGGCGCTGCGCACGCCGTGACGTTGACGACGGTCTCCGCGCCTAGCAGCAGGGACGGGGACCGGTAccacgacgatggcggcggccaGGTGCTCGACGGGATCATCCTCGTGATGCGCGCCAGCGCCGCGCTCTCGGCCTTCGTGGCCATGTCGCTCGTCGCGTCATGCCGCCACGGGGACTGGATGGACTTCCTCCGCTACCAAGAGTACAG GTATCTTCTCGGGGTCTCTGTCGTGGCGTTCATGTACTCGGCGGTGCAGGCGCTGCGGAAGTTTCGCCAGATGCGCCGCGGCGCCGCCCATGCGAGCTTTCTTGACGTCGCCGGCGATCAG GCGGTGGCGTATCTGCTGGTCACGGCGTCAGCGGCGGCTCTCCCGATCACGATGCGCATGAGGTCGGCGGTGGTCAACGTCTTCACggacgccatcgcggcgtccatcGTCCTGGGCTTCCTCGCCTTCGCCGCGCTCGCCTTCTCTGCCATGCTCTCCGGGTGCAAGCGACAAGCACACTACTAG